The Acidimicrobiales bacterium DNA segment GACGATGGCCACGGCGGTGGCGTTCGACTGCGCCCGCAGCACCTGCGGGTCGACGGCCTTGACCAGCAACGGGAAGTCGAGCTCGTCGGCGACAGCCGCCGCCTCGTCGCGGGTCGTGGGGTAGCGGCTGCGCACGACGGGCATGCCGCGCTCCTCACACAGGACCGAAAGCCGCCGCTTGTTGACCAGGTCGCGCAACACGGCGGGCGGCGTCTGCGGCAGCCGGTATACGGCGCTCAACTCGTCGGCGCGGTCGATCATCACCGCCGTCTCGGCGTCGCCTGCGGAGAAGAGCACGGGGCGGTTTCCCAGCCGCGTGCCCAGCGCCAGCAGTTCGTCGCCCAACCGGTCGACGGCGACGAGGCTCGTGCCCGCCAGGTACCGCGACCGGAACGCCGGGGTGCGCTCGTGGTGCACGCCGTGCACGGCGACGCCGAGCCGGCCGAGCGTTCGCACCGCGGCCAAGGCCCCGTGGCTGCCCAGGTTGGCGACCACGGCGCCGACGGAGGTGTCGAGGGGCGCCATCGCCTCCATCCTGGCCGACAGCGCGCTACTCGTTCGGGCGGAGGCCCTTCACCAAGTCGGCGGGGTCGACGTCGAGGGCGGCGGCCACCCGGATGATGTTGTTGAGGCTGGGGTTGACCTCGCCTCGTTCCAGGTGCCCGATGTAGGTGCGGTGCAGGCCCGCCAGCTCGCCCAGCTTCTCCTGCGACAGGCGCGACGCTTTACGGGACGCGCGAACGCGTCGGCCCAATTCCTCGGCATGCGGTTGGCCCCGCGTCGTCCGTCGCACCGCAACGGCGATTCATGACGGACTGGGGCATGCCAGTCGACAGCCAGTGACTAGCAGTTTGGGTCTTGATGCGGATGCTTAGCGGTGAGGGAAGCCCACTCGTAGCAACGGCTTCGATCAAGCCGGTCCGTGGGCGGCGAACGAGTCGGTCGGCGGCTCGTCCACGGCCACCCGGCGCAGGCGCTTGACGCAGCGCACCGTGGTGCCGATCTCGTTGGTCAGCGCCGTCACGTCGTCCATGACCGAGCGCACGAGGAACAACCCCCGGCCCGCTTGGGCATTGTCCGGCACCGGGAGGTGGCCTGCGGTCGACAGGTCGGGGGCCGAGCCGCCGTCGTCCGACACCCACACGTGCACGCGGCCGCTGTCGACTGCGACGTGCACGGTGACGGTGGAGCGGGCGGCGACAACCGCGTTGGTCAGCAGCTCCGACACCACCAGGCGCACGTCGTCGATGTCGTCGACGTCGAGCTCGCGAGCGGCCATCCACTCCGTGACCTGCCTGCGCACGGCGCCCACCTCTTCAGCGGCAGGCGAGGCCCGCCACACCTGCTCGTGCCGGTGCTCGCCCACCGACGTCGCCCGCATGACGAGGGCCAAGGTGTCGTCGCGCCGCTGGGCGCCCGACACGGCCCGCTCCAAGAGCTGTGTGGCGAGTTCCTCGGCCGGGAGGTGCGCGGCCAGCGCCGCGTGGCGCATGAGCACCTCGATGCCCTCGACGATGTTCTTGCGGGCCTCGACCAGGCCGTCGGTGTAGAGCACGAGCGTGTCGGACGGCTGCAGGGACTCCTCGGCCACCCCGTCGCTGCCTGCTCCCGGCCACCCGATGGCCGAGCCGGTGGCGGCCACTTGGCGGACCGACCCGTCGCCGGAGACGACCAGCGCGGGCGGGTGCCCGCCCGAGACGAGGAGGAGGCGGCCGGTGCGGGTGTCGAAGCGGGCGACCACCACGGTGGCGACGATCTCGCGCTGGTCGGCGGCCAGCAGGTCGTCGGCCCGGGCCACCAGGTCTTCCAACGGGCAGCCCTGGAGCGACAGGATGCGCAACGTCGACACCACGCTGAGGGCGTCTTTGGTGGCGGCCACGCCGTGGCCCAGCACGTCGACCACGGCGAGGTGCAGTTCACCGGTGGGCAGGACGTGCCAGTCGAACAGGTCGCCGCCGGTGGGCGCCGTCTCGTCCGGTGCGAGGAAGGCGACGCCCAGGTCGGCGCCGGCCAGGACGGGACGGGGCGGCACGACCGCCTGGCGCAACTGTTCGACCACTTCCCGCTGGGCCTCTTCGGCCGCCACCAGTTGGCCGAACTCCTCACGAAGCTGGGCCATCTCCTCCACGGTGGTGGTGTCGCGGGCGACGACGACCAGCGTCTCGTCCTCCGACCGGCTGTAGGAGCACGACAGCCGGCGCTGCTCGCCGTCGGCCGCGGTGATGCGCAGCTCGGCGGGCAGCACGAGGTCGTCGGCCCACCGGTCGAGGCCCACCGGCTGGCCGTTCACGGTGACGGGCTCGAGCCCCTCCAGGGCGGGCTTGCCGACGGCATCGGCGGCGGCGATGCCCGTGATGCGCTCCAGTGCGGGGTTCCACGTGCGCACCCGTCCGTCGGCGGCGATGGTGAGGATGCCGTCGGAGGTGGTGCCCACGATCTCGGCCAGTTTCTGGCGCTCTTCCAACATGGTGGCGAGCAGCCGGCCCTTGGCGAAGGTGGCCACCGTCTCGCGGGCGACGGCTTCGAGCACGGCGAGCTCGCCCGCTTCGAAACCCTCCAAGCCCGCTTGGTCGTAGACGACGAGGGCACCGAGCGTGCGGCCGTCCTCCACCAGCGGCGCGGTCAGGCAGTCGCGCCAGCCGGCCTCCACCAGCGCCTCCGACCACGGGTGCCCGTTGCCGGTGACGCGCACGGCGCCCGCGCAGGCGCACATGACGCCCTCCAAGGAGGACGACTCGGCGGGCTCGGTCACCACCGTGTAGCCGCCTGCGTCGACCCGGTGGATGACCCGTTCGGGGCGTTCGTCGAAGACGAGGGCCGCCGCGGTGGCTTCGAAGGCCTCGGCCACGTCGCGCAGGAACCCCTCGATGGCGTGGCCCGGATCGAGCGGCCCGGCCAGCGAGCGCGCCGCCCGGTGCAGGCCGGTGAGCCGCAGCCGGTCGGAGCGGGCGCCTGCGTAGCCCCGGTAGGCGATGTGGAGCACGGCCAAGGGCACGGCAAAGAGCACGACGGCGGCTGCGTGGGTGGAATAGGCCAAGGCGAACAGCAGGCCGATCAAGGTGTTGACCGCCCAGCCCAGGAACCAGCCGACCACGAGCACGGTGCCCAGTTCGCGTGCCACGGCGAGGGGAGAGCGGTGGTTGATCATGGCCAGCACGCCGGCGAAGGCGACGTGGTTGACCAGCCCCACCACGGCCAGGGCCACGATCAGGGCGGCGACCCGTTCGGTGGTGAAAGCGCCGGGCTCGCCCGCGGTGGCCATCACCGCGGCGCCCACCGCGGCGGCCAGCGACCACTGGGCCACGTTGAAGGCGCTCTTGACCACGGCATTGCGCCGCAGCACGGCGCCCGCCACCTGCGTGGCCGCCACCGTGGCCACCACCACCGGGGCGGAGAAGGCGAACAGCATGGGGGCGAGCACCGCCTCCACCAGGTTGATGGTGCTGATCTCACCGCCGTAGCGGAAGCGCACGAACAGGTACTCGCCCGCCACCAGCAGGGCGGCGAGCACAGGCAGCGCCCCCCACGCGGGTGAGCCGGCGGTGGCGTCGGTGAGGACGGTGACCGCCACCGCGGCGGCCGCCAAGGCGGCGACGTAGGCCTTGACCGCCTTCGCCCCCTCGTTCATGGTCGGCGCACTATTCCCAGGCGCCGTACCAGGCGCCCCCGTCGGCGGGCTTGCCGTAGCGGGTCTGGGTGTCGGTGCCCCCCTCCCACGACGCGCCGTACCACGAGGTCCCGTACCACGACGTGCCGTACCACGAGGTCCCGTACCAGGAGGTGCCGTACCAGGAGGTGCCCAGCGGTCCCGCCTCGGCCCACTGGCTTTCGTACCAGGAGGTGCCCCACTGCTCCGCTTCGTAGGTGCGGCCTTGGGCCGTCTCGTCGCCTTCGAGGGGCTTGGTGCAGGTGGGATCGAGCGTGCGGTAGGGCTGCTGGCACGGGCCGCTGACCTCGACGTCGCCGCGGCTGGCGTCGAGGCTGCCGGTGCCGTTGCCCGCCACCAGGCCGAGGTTGGCTTCGCCCGCGGGCGCTCGCCGGGCGGCGGCGTAGGCCTGCACGAGGCCGGCGCCGACTGCGGTGGGCGCGGTGAGGCCCGTGCGCGAGGCGGTGGTGGTGAGGGCGTGCTTGACCCGGTTGGGCGACCACGTCTCGTTGGCGTCGAGCACCAGGGCGGCGATGCCCGACACGACGGCGGCCGACATCGAGGTGCCGCTGCCCCGGCGGTAGGTGGCGTTGACGCCGCCGCCCACGAATGTGTCGACGTAGTTGCCCTGTGACGCCCGCAGCGAGACGAGCCGGGCGCCGGGGGCGACGAGGTCGGGCTTGGCCAGGCCGTCGGCCGCGGTGGGGCCACGCGAGCTGAAGTTGGGGACGCGGTCGTCGTCGCGAGCCGGGGTCTCGCGGTCGTCGACCGAGCCCGCGGTGATGACGAAGGGGTCGTCGCCCGGCTTGCTGATGGTGCCCGGTGCCGGGCCGAGGTTGCCCGCGGCGACCACCACGGTGATGCCCGACTGCCAGGCCTGCTCGACCGCGTGGTTCAGCGGGTCGACGGCGTAGCTCTGGGTGCTGTTGGTGCCCAGCGACAGGTTGAGCACATCGATGCCGAGTTGCTCGCGGAACGACACCACGTACTGGATGGCGGCCAGCACCTTGCTGACGTCGGAGGAGCCGTCGTAACCCGCCACCTTGACCGAGACGATGCGCGCGCCGGGGGCGATGCCGCGGAACATGCCCGCCGAGCCGGCGCCGTTGCCTGCGATGAGGCCGGCCAGGAAGGTGCCGTGGCCGTACCGGTCGTCGCAGGTGCCGTCGCCTGCGAAGTTGGCGCACACGTCGGTGCGAGCGCTGTTGGTGGGATCGGGGACGTCGGTGACGACGCGGCCCGCCAGGTCGGGACTGGCCGATACGCCGGTGTCGACGAGAGCGACGGTGACGCCGTTGCCGGTGATGCCTTCGGCCCACAGTTGGTCGGCGCCGGTCTCACGGGCGTAGACGGAGTTGATGCTCGTGGGGTTGACCGTGCTCGACGTGGTGGCCTGCACCGTCACCTCGGCGTCGGGCGTGACGGCGCGCACGCCCTCGGCGTTGCGGAGCCGGGCCGCCGCCGCGGCCGGCACCTCGGCGGCGAAGCCGTTGACGATCGGCAGGGCCAGGGTGACGCGGCCACCCGCGGCGGTGACTGCCCGGGTGGCCGAGGCCAGCCCGCCAGCGTCGGCTTGCACGATGACCCGTTCGGTGGCGCCCGCCGTCGACGGCGTCGACACGACCGCCGCCGCGGCAACCAAGGCCCCCGCCAACGCCGCCTTCGCAGTCCGCCCCACTCTGTCCCTCCAGGTCGCCGCCCGCTCGTGAAAGCGCGTGCCGCCAGGCCGACGGGCTCCGCACTGCTTGCGGAGCCCGTCGTCTGGACGGAGAGTGGTCACACGCCTTCGCCGGGTGGTGGACAGAATAACCCGAAGGGGCTGGTTCTCCTAGGGGTACAGGATGGTGTCGCGGTCGGTGGGATCCCCTGCTGCGAGGGCCAGGCTGGCCTGGCCTTGGCAGAAGTTCCCCATGACCGCAGCTTCCCCTGCGTTGGCCAGGACCTGGGCCAAGCGGGCCTGGTCGTAGGGCCCGCTGTTGGCGGGGCCGCCCATCATGGCCGAGGTGGTGCAGGTGGCCTCGGCTTCCGACAGTGTCTTCGACAGGGTGGCCACCGGGTCTGTGGGGTCGGGGGCGATCATGGTGAGGCGCAGGGCGTGGCCGCCGCCTGCCAGCGCGAACACCTCGACGATGCGCCCTTCCTGCGGGTAGTCGACCAGCGACGCCGTCTCGATGCGCCAGAAGCCGTGGGCCACGTCGGGCTGGCCGCCGCTGCCCCCGATGTCGCAGTTGCCGGGGCCGGGCCGGCAGGCGCGCACCACGTTCTCGTGGGTGTGGCCCGCGATGTGGGCCAGCACATTGCCGTGGGTGCCCAGCAGCTCGTTGAGCTGGTCGGCCGTCTTGCCCCCGTCGGCGGCGAAGCCGAGGCGCCGCTCGCTGAACGAGCGGTCGGGATGGTGGCTGAAGACGAGGACGGGCTCGCTGGCGTTGGCCAACTCGTTCGCCAGCCAGCCGTACTGCGAGGTCGACATGACGCCCATCTCGGCGCCCGCCGGGTTGCTGGCCTCGTTGCCGGTGACCACGCCGCCGGTGGCGGTGTTGGTGGCGCCGCCCTGGTGGAGCGCGTCCTGCACGCCGTCGTAGATGGTGTTGATGACGATCATGCGGACGCCGTTGGCGGAGAAGGCGTAGTAGCCGTCGTTGCGGTCGTCACCGTCGTCGAGGCGCGAGCCCGCGTAGTTGAAGCCGTGGCCCACCGGCCCCGGCGAGTGCTTGGTCTCGAACCACTCGTTGATGAACTCGCGCTGGCTTTCGAGGAAGTAGCGGCCGTCGGCCAAGGCGCCCGCCTGGAAGGGCTGCTGGAAGGTGACGGTGCCGCGCACGGAGGCGTCGTGGTTGCCGAACACGGCCATGTGCGGAATGGCCAGCTTCTCGTTGTCGCAGCTCGGTGTGTGGTGGTTGCAGCGCAGGCTGGGCGGCAGCCCCGGCGCCGCCACATGCGATCCGCCCGCGGCACCGGCCACGCCGGTCTCGGCGATCTGGCGCGGGGTGCGGGTCGGCATGAGCTGGTAGGTCGGGTCGTTGGGGTCGGGTGTGGCGGCCTGGGTGTCGGCCACCAGCTTGCCGGTGGGGCCGGCGAAGAGCGCCTGCATGGCCGGGGTGCACGGCAGGGCGCCGAGCTTGGGGTTCCCGTTGGAGTCGTGGGTGGTGTAGCCGCAGTGCTTCTCGTACGCCGTGCCCTGGTGCTTCACGCCGTCGAGGTTGTCGATGTAGCGACGGGTCTCGTTCAGGGTCATGTTGTCGGTGAGGTCGCCGGTGGCGATCATCAGTTCCAAGGCGTCGTCGCTGTCACAGGCGTTGACGGTCTTGACCATGGCGTTGAGGACTTCGTCGGTGTACTCCTCCTGCAGCCGCTGGGCGCTGTTGTTGGCGATGGGCGGCTCCAGCGCCGGGTCGAGGTAGTTGCCGGTGATGACGGGCGACGCCTCGTCGTCGATGATGTGCGAGTCGCTCAGGTTCACGAAGCGCAGCATGGGCGTGAGCCCGGCGAGGCTGCCCGTGGTGGTGCCCAGGCTTTGGGCGACGTACGACGGTGCCTCGCACAGGCCGGTGGCCTTGGCCCCGTCGGTGACGGCCATCGGCACCGCCAGTGCGAGCGCGCCGAGGAGCGCGAGCTTTCTACGAGCGTGCAGCATGAGTTCCCCCCAGTGAGCGAGTGCGCTGTGTTGCGCAACTCACCCAAAACGGTACGGGGTCGTCGCCGTCGCTACAAGGCCGTCAGGCGGGGTAGCCGCCCTCGGGCTCGGCGTTGACCATCCACGGCGTGCCGAAGCGGTCGACGCACATGCCGAACATGGGCGACCAGAACGTCGGTGCGATGGGCATTGTCACCTGGCCGCCGTCGGCCAGTTCGTTGAAGACGCGTTGCGCCTCGTCGACGCCGGCGCAGGAGTAGTTGACGAACATGCCCTGCACGCCTTGGAAGCCGCCGGTGGGGTCGTCGGACGCCATCAGGAGGTTGCCGTCGAAGGTCAAGGCGGCGTGCAAGATCAGGTCGGCTTGTTCGGGGGGCGGCGCTTGGTCCGACGGCATGTCCGACATGGGCAGCAGTGTGAGCTCGCCGCCGAAGATCTCCTGGTAGCGGGTGAACGCCTCACGGCAGTTGCCGCCGAAGTTCAGGTACGGGTGAAAGGCCATTCGATTCCTCCCCATGAGACTGATCGGCCGCAGTCTGTCATTCGGCGAGGGCCGCCTGCGCCAGTGCCCGTAGTTCGTCGTCGTCGATGGCGGCGGCGTCGTCGGCGCGGAGGCGGATGGTGCCCTTGCCCGCCTTGAGGTGGGGGTGGCGGGTGGTGAAGCCGGCGTCCGCGCCTGCGCCCCAGCCGTAGATCGACACCCCGTGCTTCCAGGCCCCGAGGTAGAGGCGGCGGCGACCGGCCTTGTAGGTGGGGATGCCGTAGGAGAGCACGACCTCGGCGTCGGGGCGGGCCTCGAGGATCAGGTTGTGCACCCGGTCGAACAAGGGGCGGTGCTCGGCGGGGACGGCCTCGATGTAGGCCGCCACGGCGGGGTCGGTCATTCGGGTCGCGTGCGGGGCCGACGACCGGGGGCGCCGAGGAGGCCGGAGACGCGCTGGCGGGTGATGCCGAAGGTGGCGGCGATGCGTTCCATAGTCAGGCCCTCTTCCCAGAGCGCCTTGGCCTCGGCTCGTTGGAAGCGCCCCGCCGCCGCGCTGAGGTCGGCCATGACCTGGCGCATGACCTCGACCACAAGGGGGCGGTCGCCGCCGACGACGGCTTCGGAGTAGGTGAGCCCGGCCGCCCGGTTCTCCCGGAGCTGCTCGGCGCGGGCGAGTGCCTTGCTGGTGAGCTCCTGGGTGGTGGTGAGGGTCTCGACCAAGGCGTCGAGGGCGTCCATCACCGGATCATTGGGCGTCGGCTTGGGCATGTGCCGACACTCTTCCCCCGTTTCCCTCAGTACGCAACCCCCCTTGCCGAAAGAGGTGTTGCGAATGCTGGAGGGGCAGGGATGAACGTGATGCAATCGACGACGAGCGCAGCGACGACCTTCGCCGCTGACGCGATGGCTGCTGCCGCGGCTCGGCGCTGGTTGCGCGCCGGCCTGCTCGACTGGGGCTGCCCGGCGTTGGTGGAGGCGGCTGAGCTGTGCGTGAGCGAGTTGGTCACCAACGCGCTGCGCCACTGCCGGAGGGAGGTGTTCGTGCGGGCGACCCTGGCGAACGGCCGCCTCCGCGTCGAGGTGCGTGACGACGACGTGGTCGGCCGTCCCGTCCGCCGCGGCGACGACGAGCTGGCCGAAGGCGGCCGGGGCCTGTTGATCCTCGACCACCTGACCGAAGCCTGGGGCGTCACCCCCGGCGTGCTCGGCAAGTCCGTGTGGTTCGAACTGGCCTGACGGCGACGGAGCCCACGTGGGGGGCGTCTCCGAGCCGCCCTGGCTGCACCCGTTGGGTGTGTCGGCACACAGGTGGGCGCGCTAGGTTCCCCACCCTGCCTCAAGACTGACCGGCATCGGGCGGCCAGCAAGGCCAGGCGCCCGGCGGCGCGGTTCCGATGTCGGGAAGGGCTGAGCGAGCTGGGCTGCATCTTCGGCGTATCGAACGTAGGGGGGTTCCCTCGCGCTGATCTGAGCCCAGGGTGATACGCCTCGTTCGTGTCCATGGAGGAACGGCGCCGGGCGAGTCGATCCTTCCGCCGTCACTGCCGTCGGCATTCGGCGAGGAAGATCGACCTGCCATCGCTGCCGCGGACCAACTCTGTGCCGCCACTGGCAGCCACAGAGCACCGCTGGCGTGTGAGTTCTCCGGACCCGTAACTGTCCCATCGAGCGTCCAAGGCCTGTTGAACTTCCCCGGCGCCGACAACCTGGTACGCCGAGAACACCGGGTCGCCTTCGATGGTCGAGGTGGTTACCACCAGATATGCCGGCTGGCCGGCCGCGACAGCGTTCAGGAGGCAGTCAACCGGCCCTTGAGGGACTGTTCCCGTGTGGTCAGCGACCACGTTCCCGCAGTCCACACCAGTAAGCGCGTACTCGTGGGTGGGTGGTCGACTCGGGACATCCGCCCGACGTGGGCCAAGCCCGCGGTCACCGCTCGGCGGCGGACCGGGAGCGGTCAGCTCGCGATCCCCCGTACATCCGATGCCGATTGCGGCTACGACGAATTGGGCCGCGAAGTAACGAGCCCTGGCTATGCGTCTTCCCCGTGCAGGAATCGTGCTGTCCTTCCCCTTTGACCACCGCCGCCGCCCTCAGTGCAGAGGGCGGCGGCGGACGTGATGTGGTGCTGGTTCCTTGAGGAGCTACTCGATCGGATTCAGCTTCCCCTGCGTCCCTGTGTTCCCGGTCGAAGGTGGCGCGGCGCGCACCGCCTTCAGCTTCGCTACCAAGGGGGCCAGCGGGACCGTCCTCAGCGGCTGTGGGTTGAGTGCGAGAAGTTCCGACGTGATGCGCCATGCGCCGAAGTAGTCATAGACGAGCCTCGGTGTCTTCTCCGTCGTGCCGCCTCTGAAAGGGAAGTCGTCCATGCCGAGCACCCAAAGCACCTTGTCGCCGGCTGCAACCGGGCCTGCGATCGCATTCAGATGCCTGATGGGCTCCGCGCCGTGGGTGGCGGGGCCGGTCTCCGAGCCGTCACCCGTCAGCCGGACAGTCACGGTTGTCCCGACTGTCGCAGGCAGTTCGGGTGCGTTGTAGATGACCTCCTCGACGGCGAGTTGCGCGTCACGGAACATGACGCCGTGCTCGTCGGGCTGGTTGTCAGTCGTGTTCCATCGAGGAGGTGCAATCGCCGTGACACGACCGATGACCGCGGCGTGGCTCCACTGCACGAACTTGGCGAAGTTCGGCGGCGGGGCCCAGTCGTATACGCCGACTCCCGGCTCGTCGTGGACGTGTTGAGGGTCTGGGTGGTTTCCGTCGTACTCAGGTCCCGGGGTTGTCTCCGGGGCAGGGCCATGCGGGTCGCCGGGCGCTCGTTCGGAAGGATCGGCCCCAACGGCTGAAACGCCGGTGTCGGAACGAGAGCATCCGCCGACTGCGAGCGCGCACACGAGCGTCGCGATTAACAATGAAGTGAACTTCCGAGATTTCATCTTTTTCCCCTAACCGAGAATCGCGATGTCGAGGTCGGTGTTCGACCCGGTGTTGTTGTAGTACTCCACCCTCAGCCCGGCTGGCCCCGTCCGGAAGGATGGCGTTGTGCAGTGAACCCACGACGCGTCTATCGGAAGGTTGCATATCTGATTCGCCAGGATGGTGCCGCTGTCGATGTTCCAGACGACGACCTGCACCTGCCGTCCTGCCAGCCCGCTGCGGTTGCGGAAGCGGCCTTGGCCCCACATGTTGCGCGCGCCGTTCTGGTTGTAGCCGGTCCCGCGAAGGTGGACGTCCTGGTAGATCGAGTTACTGGTGCCGTTCCACTGGACGTAACAACTGGTGCCCGCGTAACCACCGCCGTCGCAGTAGCGCGTCCACGAGCCTTGGCCAAAGGCACGCCTGAGCAGAAATCCTCTGGTTCCGTACTCGAAGCTGTCGTTAGCGGTGACGATGTCGAGGTAGGCGCGCGCTGCCTTTACGGCATTGATGTCATCTTGAAAGATCGCCCTGCGGTACTCGCCGTAGTTGACGTGCTCATAGAGCGCAGCTTTCTGCCCCGGGAACTCCTGGGTCGATGGATAGTCCCAGGAGTGGGATCCTCCCATCCAGTGGCCGAACTCGTGTGTCGCCGCCGAGCGGAAGTCCATCCAGTTATTGTCACGGAGTTCGCTGGTCGAGTTCCACCGCTCGGCGATGTCGAAGTACATGTAACAGGTGTACCCAGCGCGGCACGGCGTCGCAGCGCGTCCCCATACACCGCCCATCCTGCCGTCGATCGAATCGAAGTAAATATTCCGAGAGTTTGTCGTATTGTTGGCATAGGGATTGACCCACTTCCAGAGTTCTGTCGTCTCCCATGACCAGTCGGCGGTGTAGAGACTTTCGACGCCCACCGGGCCAATGACGTTTGCGATGCCTGACTCGTTGTATGCCCACTGCTCCGATGGCCATCTGCCATTGACTGTGTGTGCCGACGCTGGCGGCGCCACCGGAGGCAGCATGAAGGACCCGAGTACTGCGATCAGGGTCGCGGCGACCGTCCGGGCGACCCAAGTTGCCGCCTTGCGCCGATGTCGGCTTCGTGGCGCGGGCGCTGATGTCGGTGCCCTGGCCCGTGCTCGTACCCTTCGTGCTGCCATGTCTTCTCCCTCGTAGCTGGTTCTGGGCGCGAGGGTTGAGAGAGGCGTCGGGCCTAGTGGCAGGTGCAGGCGCGCGAAAGCTGCATCAACCGTACCCCCCGTTCGGTCCCAGGTCCTCCGTACACTGCCGACACCAGCCACGGAAGCCCAAGCCCCCCGTTCCCGCGCGGTTGCAAGAGTAGCCCTTGCTGTGGCCCTCGCGCGGAACCCGTGCTGCACGGAGCACGCCATGGCGCCGTGATGGGCCGCTGCATCCTTCGGCTCGAGCGCGTCGACTCGGCGGAGCACCTCATGACGCACGCTCGCTCGGCCCGGCTCAGGCAGAGCTGCAGGAGTTACGGCGACTCCTACGACAACGCGCTGGCCGAGAGGCCTCTCTGCAAGCGCGAGCTGATCGGGTTGCGGGGACCGTGGCGGAGCCCGGACCAAGACTTCTCACCGACCGCCGGGACCTCGAGGCAGTCATCCGCCACGTCAAGGGCGAGTGACCGCCTCTGAACGGCACCTTTCTGAGTCGGGAAGGCGGGATTCGAACCCGCGACCTCAGCGTCCCGAACGCTGCGCGCTAACCAAGCTGCGCTACTTCCCGATGGCCCCTTCACCATCCGGGCCGGGCCCGATGGTATCCGACGGCGCCCGGAGCACGACTTGGGCAATCCGGCGGCGGTCCATCTCGGTGACCTTGAACTGCCAGCCCTCGTGCTCCAGCGTGTCGCCTTCGCCGGGGATTCGGCCGAACCGGTCGAACAGGAACCCGCCCACCGTCACGTAGTCGCCCTCGGGCACCGGCACGCCCAGCTCGTCCCGCAACCGGTCTACCGCGCACCCCCCGTCGGCCAGCCAGCGCCGGGCGTCGACCCGCACCAACTCGGCCTCGGGCTCCCGGTCGAACTCGTCGGGCAGCTCGCCCACCAGCTCCGACACCAAGTCTTTGACGGTGACGACCCCCTCGACCCCGCCGTGCTCGTCGATCACCACGGCAAAGGCGTTGCGCCGCCGCCGCATCTCCGACAGCACGTCGAGCACCCGCGAGTGCTCCGGCACCACGAACGGCGCCCGCAGCCGCCGTCCGATCACCGCGGGCGTCATCTCCTCGTTGATGCGGAACAGGTCCTTCACGAACAGCACCCCCTCCAACGAGTCGAGGTCGTCGCCGTAGACCGGGAACCGAGAGTGCCCCGACTCCCGCACCGCCCGCGCCACGTCGTCGGACGACACCGGCGCCCGCAACGCCACCAGGTCGACCCGGGGCGTCATCACCTCGCGCACCGTCGTCGACCGCAGCCGCTCCAACGACGCCAGGATCGATTGCTCGTGCTCGGTGGGTTGGGCGACGACCGCCTCGTCGAGGCGCCGCCGCCGCAATCGTCGGGGCATGGGTAAGCCCGCTAGGACTCGCCGCCAGCCGACCCCGACGCCGACGCCGCCACCGAGGTGACCACCGGCGAGGGCCGGTACGAGTCGTCGTAGTACGTCTCGCCCGCCAGCAACGCGGTGGCCGCTTTGCGCACCCGGATGGGGTCGAGCGGCTTCACCAGCCACCCCTCGGCGTCGGAGCGCCGGACCATGAACACGTCGGGCCGCCGGTCGACCAGCACCAGCACCGGCACGTGGTCGAGCCGGTCGC contains these protein-coding regions:
- a CDS encoding hemolysin family protein — protein: MPRRLRRRRLDEAVVAQPTEHEQSILASLERLRSTTVREVMTPRVDLVALRAPVSSDDVARAVRESGHSRFPVYGDDLDSLEGVLFVKDLFRINEEMTPAVIGRRLRAPFVVPEHSRVLDVLSEMRRRRNAFAVVIDEHGGVEGVVTVKDLVSELVGELPDEFDREPEAELVRVDARRWLADGGCAVDRLRDELGVPVPEGDYVTVGGFLFDRFGRIPGEGDTLEHEGWQFKVTEMDRRRIAQVVLRAPSDTIGPGPDGEGAIGK
- a CDS encoding response regulator; amino-acid sequence: MPDVLIAADAPGVRNELRSVLSGLPNVTIREVDSGTAAIAAVEEREPDLVILDSQMGNMGAIAVTLELRLEESGDRLDHVPVLVLVDRRPDVFMVRRSDAEGWLVKPLDPIRVRKAATALLAGETYYDDSYRPSPVVTSVAASASGSAGGES